The Deinococcus hopiensis KR-140 genome includes a window with the following:
- a CDS encoding GatB/YqeY domain-containing protein — protein MDLNTLKARHLQARKASRTDAKAASAAAVLSRVLGDAETQAKNRPGTAQLDLIAGVTTAQRASLEKEVQDLTRLGRSTDVARRELEVLQALHDEVTQLKAQQDAERAALLMSEAELAGVIRAAVADGATNIGAVMKLLKAQHEGRYDGGLASRLAKEAVAAL, from the coding sequence ATGGACCTCAACACACTGAAAGCCCGTCACCTGCAGGCCCGCAAGGCGTCGCGCACCGACGCTAAGGCGGCCTCTGCAGCCGCTGTGCTCAGCCGGGTGCTCGGCGACGCCGAGACCCAGGCCAAGAACAGACCTGGAACCGCTCAGCTCGACTTGATTGCTGGCGTGACCACCGCACAGCGCGCCTCGCTCGAGAAAGAAGTGCAGGACCTCACTCGCCTGGGGCGCAGCACCGACGTGGCGCGTCGGGAACTCGAAGTGCTCCAGGCACTCCATGACGAGGTCACCCAGCTTAAAGCCCAGCAGGACGCGGAAAGAGCGGCCCTGTTGATGTCCGAAGCCGAACTCGCCGGCGTGATCCGGGCGGCCGTCGCCGACGGCGCCACGAACATCGGTGCCGTGATGAAGCTCCTTAAGGCCCAGCACGAGGGGCGTTACGACGGCGGCCTCGCGAGCCGCCTGGCCAAGGAAGCCGTCGCCGCTCTCTAG